The following proteins come from a genomic window of Amphiura filiformis chromosome 16, Afil_fr2py, whole genome shotgun sequence:
- the LOC140136205 gene encoding uncharacterized protein yields MLFVSYPSLCDVILSLLPMTCQKFCVDENNLYCTHLVRSDYSIECDTRKHKNYINSAYVALVYVVGFPLVVLCVILKNSPPNLKAIQGNQEREDDNDSNCTESTFLEDDDEYNNNNRRENHLDEIDNTAVENESTENMASEQTVLEDSDNTQVTLEAIQGNQELEAGNDSNCTASEDDDKDATNNKSEPNLGEIGNADEDNEEIEDVASAETPTVLEECDNTQKNNDTLQYPLYIRFLCENYETKYWYWEIVELFRKVVQPSLIVLFGSGDPLTLGATIALSMVLITSHAYFKPMKDSFENMLQMTSLVAIFLNMLCAEVLLVPLTDPSGNRQTAMAVFIIALNVSVVLLAIGNSIMILWRSVKQHGCSGACSCQNCLSIANRILSSVSNGSRHRPASNGHNPAPV; encoded by the exons ATGCTGTTCGTCTCTTACCCCAGTCTGTGTGATGTGATATTGTCATTATTACCAATGACTTGTCAAAAATTCTGCGTTGATGAAAACAACCTTTACTGTACGCATCTAGTAAGATCAGATTACTCTATCGAATGTGACACACGAAAACACAAGAACTACATCAACTCAGCTTATGTCGCGTTGGTTTACGTTGTTGGGTTCCCTTTGGTGGTGCTCTGTGTGATTTTGAAGAATTCTCCTCCTAATTTGAAAGCAATCCAAGGAAATCAAGAACGTGAAGACGACAATGATTCCAATTGTACAGAATCAACATTccttgaagatgatgatgaatacAATAACAATAACAGGAGAGAAAACCATCTTGATGAGATAGATAATACCGCTGTGGAAAATGAGAGCACGGAAAACATGGCATCAGAACAGACTGTTCTCGAAGATAGTGACAATACGCAGGTGACGTTGGAAGCAATCCAAGGAAATCAAGAACTTGAAGCCGGTAATGATTCAAATTGTACAGCATCAGAAGATGATGATAAAGACGCTACCAATAACAAGAGTGAACCTAATCTTGGAGAGATAGGTAACGCAGATGAGGACAATGAGGAGATAGAAGACGTGGCATCAGCAGAGACACCAACTGTTCTCGAAGAATGTGACAATACGCAGAAGAACAATGACACTTTGCAGTATCCATTGTATATTCGGTTTCTCTGTGAGAACTATGAgacaaaatattggtattgggAGATCGTAGAGCTATTCCGTAAAGTGGTACAGCCATCTCTTATAGTTCTTTTTGGCTCAGGGGATCCCCTTACCTTAGGAGCTACTATAGCTCTGTCAATGGTGTTAATCACAAGTCATGCCTATTTCAAACCGATGAAAGATTCCTTTGAAAATATGCTGCAGATGACTTCTCTTGTAGCTATCTTTCTCAACATGCTTTGTGCTGAGGTTCTTTTGGTTCCACTTACGGACCCATCTGGAAACCGACAAACAGCAATGGCTGTGTTTATAATTGCACTCAATGTGTCAGTTGTGCTCCTCGCCATCG GTAACTCAATTATGATATTGTGGAGGTCGGTGAAGCAACATGGGTGTAGTGGCGCATGTTCCTGTCAAAATTGTTTGTCCATCGCAAATAGAATCCTTTCTAGTGTTTCTAATGGCAGTCGTCACAGGCCTGCAAGTAATGGACATAATCCTGCACCAGTTTAA